One part of the Spirochaetota bacterium genome encodes these proteins:
- a CDS encoding HD domain-containing protein has product MIRSKRIKIDLSYLRPNSCFVYPIYSLKGEKIFDARVILTQERLKMITEKYGNIVFREWENIPDYRKKIAFCRSREIMEEVSATQKLSENSFLQAEDIIEAILDDLTTSEIEVVNLLKDLKDYDEYIYNHSVNVGILSAIFAIKLGLFSLDEIRSLTLAAYLHDIGEMKIDKQLLEKEGELDASEMKEIEKHPQLSYEMIKCINRTNRIIEQSVLFHHERYNNQGYYMYPYVNLPLYPKIISICDIYDSLTSKRPYRDAISPSHALKSIVNSSNGLFDYNLVSNFINKIGPILNNAQVFYSTNEICELNTKELAIIVSLGIEDLLKPRVLVFCRLTKENGRLVAQYYDHPLDVNLNDDPSRIMTKILDNQMQINAIKERLPPYNNHPNVDMERISC; this is encoded by the coding sequence ATGATTAGATCAAAAAGGATTAAAATAGATCTTAGCTATTTAAGGCCTAATAGCTGTTTTGTATATCCTATATATTCTCTTAAGGGTGAAAAGATCTTCGATGCTAGAGTCATCCTCACACAAGAAAGGCTCAAGATGATAACTGAAAAATATGGCAACATAGTCTTTAGGGAGTGGGAGAATATTCCTGATTATAGAAAAAAGATCGCTTTTTGCAGATCAAGGGAGATCATGGAAGAGGTATCCGCAACCCAGAAGTTGAGTGAGAATTCCTTTCTACAGGCTGAGGATATAATTGAAGCCATATTAGATGATCTTACTACATCTGAGATAGAGGTTGTGAACCTGTTGAAAGATTTAAAGGACTATGATGAATATATTTACAACCACTCAGTAAATGTAGGAATACTCTCAGCCATCTTTGCTATTAAGCTAGGCCTCTTCTCCCTGGATGAAATTAGGTCACTAACATTGGCAGCATATCTGCACGATATCGGTGAGATGAAGATTGATAAGCAACTTCTCGAAAAGGAGGGGGAATTAGACGCCTCAGAGATGAAGGAAATCGAAAAACACCCTCAATTAAGCTACGAAATGATAAAATGTATCAATAGGACCAATAGAATAATAGAGCAATCAGTTCTATTTCATCATGAGAGATATAACAATCAGGGATATTATATGTATCCCTATGTCAATCTGCCCCTGTACCCTAAGATTATATCAATTTGCGATATATACGATTCCTTAACATCAAAAAGGCCCTATAGAGATGCGATATCACCCTCTCATGCGCTTAAATCCATTGTAAATTCCTCAAATGGACTCTTCGATTATAATCTGGTCAGCAATTTCATCAATAAAATTGGACCAATCCTGAATAATGCTCAAGTTTTTTATTCTACTAACGAAATATGTGAACTCAACACAAAGGAACTCGCTATTATTGTGAGCCTAGGTATAGAGGATTTACTCAAACCTAGGGTGTTAGTATTTTGTAGATTAACAAAAGAGAATGGCAGGTTGGTGGCACAATACTATGATCATCCCTTAGATGTTAATCTGAATGATGACCCATCAAGAATAATGACAAAGATACTGGATAACCAAATGCAGATAAATGCGATTAAGGAGAGGTTACCCCCCTACAATAACCATCCAAATGTAGATATGGAAAGGATCTCATGCTAA
- a CDS encoding ABC transporter ATP-binding protein, which produces MKSFFKILKFVLPYKFILITAIVFSILFSVFNAVTLYSIVPIFDTMTGEADRGYRISDEERILSQKHNLTFLERLRVIIIEVKFYINSYLNTKTKKEIITLFALLIVPLLFIKNLSDFIGRSLFAYAGNRVVKNIRIELFSQIIKLPYKYFHKSRSGELLSRITLDVLPLSIAVSSEIYNLISGFILLIINITILSLIDWRLIFFTLLLAGLTSLPIRYFGNLVKKITVLIQENFADISSKLQETISGIKVIKSFSMEGYEENKYKEINDSLFKNDLRRRVYQNLNPSFVELIGTIVAITLFIFGGYQIIKGELTSGEFIFFILIIINLFDPIKMISNSINNIKAGEAASIRISEILKLPVEDFYIGVNGHFNQSIQLKEISFKYDEEYALNKITISISKGENVALAGASGSGKSTILNMIASLYSPTTGEILIDNLNQQGLSLNWIRGKIAFVTQEVFLFNGTVKENITCGMDYDMERIIEASSISHAHEFISKLPKGYNTIVGERGMLLSGGERQRISIARAILNDPEILLFDEATSALDSESEKLIQDSLEYLFKTRTCVIVSHRLSTIKDADIIYLIDKGEIIDAGSHDELISRSDTYKRLFENPNQV; this is translated from the coding sequence ATGAAAAGCTTTTTCAAAATATTAAAATTTGTATTACCCTATAAATTCATTTTGATCACTGCAATTGTATTCTCTATTCTCTTTTCGGTATTCAACGCGGTAACGCTCTATTCCATAGTCCCAATATTCGACACCATGACAGGAGAGGCTGACCGTGGTTATAGGATTTCCGATGAGGAGAGAATATTATCACAAAAACATAATCTCACTTTCCTAGAGAGACTAAGAGTAATTATTATAGAAGTCAAATTTTATATTAACTCATACCTTAACACAAAAACAAAAAAAGAGATAATTACACTATTTGCTCTACTCATAGTTCCTCTATTATTCATTAAAAATTTATCAGATTTTATTGGCAGATCCCTCTTTGCCTATGCTGGAAACAGGGTGGTAAAAAATATACGAATCGAACTCTTTTCTCAAATAATTAAACTCCCATATAAATATTTTCATAAGAGTAGAAGCGGGGAGCTCTTATCAAGAATTACCCTTGACGTATTGCCTCTATCCATTGCTGTAAGCTCTGAGATTTACAACCTGATATCTGGCTTTATTCTTCTAATAATTAATATTACTATTCTATCACTTATTGACTGGAGATTAATCTTCTTTACGCTATTACTGGCAGGCTTAACAAGCCTGCCAATTAGATATTTCGGAAATCTCGTAAAAAAAATTACAGTCCTGATACAGGAAAATTTTGCAGACATCAGCTCAAAGCTGCAGGAGACCATTTCAGGAATAAAAGTAATCAAATCCTTTAGTATGGAAGGATATGAAGAAAATAAATATAAAGAAATAAACGATTCACTTTTTAAAAACGACCTCAGGAGAAGGGTGTATCAGAATTTAAATCCATCCTTCGTTGAATTAATAGGAACAATAGTAGCAATAACCCTTTTCATATTTGGCGGTTACCAGATTATTAAGGGTGAACTCACCAGCGGAGAGTTTATTTTCTTTATTCTGATCATCATAAACCTCTTTGATCCTATAAAGATGATATCGAACTCAATCAACAATATCAAAGCTGGTGAGGCAGCGTCAATAAGAATCTCTGAAATACTCAAACTGCCTGTCGAAGATTTCTATATTGGTGTTAATGGACATTTTAATCAATCAATTCAACTGAAAGAAATATCATTTAAATACGATGAAGAATACGCGCTAAACAAAATTACAATTAGTATATCTAAAGGGGAGAATGTAGCCCTAGCAGGGGCATCGGGATCAGGGAAATCCACAATACTGAATATGATTGCATCGCTCTATTCGCCAACAACAGGAGAAATACTAATTGACAATCTCAACCAACAGGGCCTGTCCCTCAATTGGATAAGGGGAAAGATAGCCTTTGTAACCCAGGAGGTATTTCTCTTTAATGGAACTGTAAAAGAGAACATAACCTGTGGAATGGATTATGATATGGAAAGGATTATAGAGGCCTCGAGTATCTCACATGCTCATGAATTCATCTCAAAGCTTCCGAAGGGTTATAATACTATTGTAGGTGAGAGGGGCATGCTCCTATCTGGTGGAGAGAGGCAGAGGATATCCATAGCAAGAGCAATTCTAAATGACCCTGAGATACTTCTCTTTGATGAGGCCACATCAGCCTTAGATTCTGAGTCAGAAAAATTGATACAGGATTCCTTGGAATACCTCTTCAAGACAAGAACCTGCGTAATTGTGTCTCATAGACTATCTACAATAAAAGATGCTGACATCATCTATCTTATAGATAAGGGAGAGATAATTGATGCGGGCTCACACGATGAACTAATCTCACGCAGCGACACCTATAAAAGGCTATTCGAAAATCCTAATCAAGTGTAA
- the gcvH gene encoding glycine cleavage system protein GcvH — translation MSTIPEDLLYTHNHLWVRVLDEFVCVCGITDHFQDVMGDISFVELPEEEMELSQGEQFGFLESIRDVCNIHSPISGRIIKVNILLDENPGLINNDPYNEGWIVQIEIKYKYELDDLLNPDSYLEHIELNV, via the coding sequence ATGAGTACAATACCTGAAGATCTATTATATACCCATAATCACCTTTGGGTAAGGGTGCTTGATGAATTTGTATGTGTATGCGGCATAACTGATCATTTTCAGGATGTAATGGGGGATATCTCCTTTGTAGAGCTTCCAGAAGAGGAAATGGAACTCTCCCAAGGGGAGCAGTTTGGTTTTCTCGAATCGATAAGGGATGTATGCAATATACATTCTCCAATATCTGGTAGAATTATAAAAGTAAATATACTGTTAGATGAGAATCCGGGATTGATCAATAATGATCCATATAATGAAGGTTGGATAGTCCAAATTGAGATAAAGTACAAATATGAATTAGATGATTTATTGAATCCGGATTCATATTTAGAGCATATAGAATTGAATGTATAG
- a CDS encoding type II secretion system protein GspK, whose product MFDRLKMVLRKNYIRRREILHGRGVFKYLTNSSGYVLIIVLLITSLLVSISSEFLIVAQTNMNYIRKFSERLKAHTLAKAGVNLSTFILMADKRGLASQFLGIGTTDKNIDCYNDIWAMDFPVIPLEDGYLEIDISDENSKINLSVLANEVVDRTPYYSITQRFFLNMGFPIDMADVIIDWVDIDDSRFPYGAESSDYYHTLVSSYDSKNSEMDSIDELLLVKGITPEIFYGIGGGTFGWEENLVDDNKGGKRIDQKLLEGIAEGDILEAIKEDESDFSDLTVEIGKESSRRLSDYLRVKGERADYLSELNKININTAPFRVLSALTDNMTDDVVTELISMRHANPFKSVEDIKDFIEDENVRKNILTVKSYIFKIVSTGTVNRTSVKITAHYYRDGKRFLYWSEE is encoded by the coding sequence ATGTTCGATAGATTAAAGATGGTTCTCAGGAAGAATTACATAAGGAGAAGAGAAATTCTCCATGGGCGAGGTGTATTCAAATATTTGACAAATTCATCAGGTTATGTGCTCATCATAGTCCTCTTGATAACCTCCCTCTTGGTATCTATTTCAAGCGAGTTCTTAATTGTTGCGCAGACAAACATGAATTACATAAGAAAGTTTAGCGAGAGATTGAAGGCCCATACCCTGGCTAAGGCTGGAGTTAACCTCTCAACCTTTATACTCATGGCAGACAAAAGGGGGTTGGCATCCCAATTCTTGGGTATCGGAACAACAGATAAAAATATTGACTGCTATAATGATATTTGGGCAATGGACTTCCCGGTAATACCTCTTGAGGATGGTTACCTGGAGATAGATATCTCTGATGAAAATTCTAAAATAAATCTGAGCGTATTAGCAAATGAGGTAGTGGATAGAACTCCCTATTATTCAATTACGCAGAGATTTTTTCTAAACATGGGATTCCCTATCGATATGGCAGACGTAATAATTGATTGGGTTGATATCGATGATTCAAGATTCCCTTACGGGGCTGAATCGTCCGATTATTATCATACATTAGTCAGTTCCTATGATTCCAAAAATTCGGAGATGGACAGCATAGATGAACTTTTGTTAGTTAAGGGGATTACTCCTGAGATATTTTATGGTATTGGGGGTGGCACATTTGGATGGGAAGAAAACTTGGTAGATGATAATAAGGGTGGGAAAAGGATTGATCAGAAATTATTAGAGGGGATTGCGGAGGGGGATATTCTTGAAGCTATTAAAGAGGATGAATCTGACTTTTCCGATTTAACTGTAGAGATCGGAAAGGAGAGCAGCAGGAGATTATCCGATTATTTAAGGGTAAAAGGGGAGAGGGCTGATTATTTGAGCGAGTTGAATAAGATAAACATCAACACTGCCCCATTTAGGGTTCTTTCCGCGCTAACGGACAATATGACTGATGATGTTGTTACAGAGTTAATCAGCATGAGACATGCAAATCCCTTTAAAAGCGTAGAAGACATAAAGGATTTTATTGAAGATGAGAATGTTAGAAAGAATATTCTTACGGTTAAGTCCTATATTTTTAAAATTGTCTCAACTGGCACAGTGAACAGAACCTCCGTGAAGATAACCGCACATTATTATAGAGATGGGAAAAGATTCCTTTATTGGAGTGAAGAATAA
- a CDS encoding ABC transporter ATP-binding protein → MIKRLPHVEVKKRTFIRIIQYLFPYRKHFLIGSIFAFAFSIANGLTLTSVIPIFDTLSPGEGLYQLELHKNEIEILKEKSLHDIKQKLIFYRARLKITLNNLFKKTSKFTFLIYSCIALLSVIFLRMTFKLLAVYYIGHAANGALRDIRKHLYHSILNLPLSVLHKRKTGELISKIIYDTDLISGTLSNQLRKFIVNIFIVITHIILLLYMDTELTSMAFVVLFVITIPIIIMGRAFKRYSKIEQKRMSDISSIVLETIEGIRIIKSYQMEGLQINRFVKLVKTLFNKKIKKSMIDISRPQIIEIISSIFLVFLLIYGGEKITAGVYTKGELLFFIFTFLYIMNPIKQIANMNNQVKQAESAGERIFELVDHEKENDYNIFNINNIDPTPDDNTIIPRKGIKFEKMYFKYPSANEYILEDISLSIGIGKTVALVGRSGAGKTTLVDLIPRFIEPSHGTIYIDDIDIKTISLASLRRSIGVVSQEIFLFNGTISENIAYGRDNIPMERIVEASKIANAHDFIIGMPDRYNTVVGERGIMVSGGERQRIAIARTLLRNPPILILDEATSSLDAESERLVQSSLYNLMKSRTTFVIAHRLSTIIKSDLIIVIENKRIAESGTHIELLKREGIYTKLYRQQFAEME, encoded by the coding sequence ATGATTAAGCGCCTGCCTCATGTCGAGGTGAAGAAGAGAACATTTATAAGAATCATTCAATATCTATTCCCTTATAGAAAACACTTTCTAATCGGTTCTATCTTTGCCTTTGCCTTCTCAATTGCAAATGGCCTAACTTTAACAAGCGTTATTCCAATATTCGATACACTCTCGCCCGGTGAAGGGCTCTATCAATTGGAACTACACAAGAATGAGATAGAAATACTGAAAGAGAAAAGCCTTCACGATATTAAACAAAAGCTTATCTTTTACAGAGCAAGACTAAAAATCACTCTCAATAATCTATTTAAAAAAACAAGCAAATTTACCTTTCTAATCTATTCATGCATTGCCCTATTATCTGTCATTTTTTTAAGAATGACATTTAAGTTACTCGCAGTGTACTACATCGGACATGCAGCAAATGGAGCGTTGCGCGATATCAGAAAACATCTTTATCATTCCATTCTCAATCTTCCTTTAAGCGTCCTTCATAAACGAAAGACAGGCGAGTTAATCTCAAAAATAATCTACGATACTGATCTAATTTCCGGAACCCTAAGCAATCAGTTGAGAAAGTTCATCGTAAACATTTTCATAGTAATAACTCATATAATCTTACTATTATATATGGATACTGAATTAACCTCAATGGCTTTTGTTGTGCTTTTCGTTATTACTATACCGATTATCATTATGGGAAGAGCATTTAAGAGATACAGCAAAATCGAACAGAAGAGGATGTCTGATATCTCATCTATAGTGCTTGAAACAATTGAGGGGATTAGGATTATTAAATCCTATCAGATGGAAGGTCTCCAAATTAATCGATTTGTTAAACTTGTTAAAACCCTTTTTAACAAAAAAATAAAAAAATCAATGATAGACATAAGTCGTCCACAGATTATCGAAATAATATCATCCATTTTTTTGGTTTTCCTATTAATATATGGCGGAGAGAAAATAACTGCAGGGGTATACACAAAGGGAGAGCTTTTATTCTTTATCTTTACCTTCTTGTATATCATGAATCCGATAAAACAGATTGCAAACATGAACAACCAAGTAAAACAGGCTGAGTCTGCTGGAGAGAGAATATTTGAGTTAGTTGATCATGAGAAAGAAAATGACTATAATATCTTCAATATAAATAATATTGATCCTACACCTGATGATAACACTATTATCCCAAGAAAGGGAATAAAATTTGAAAAGATGTATTTTAAATACCCTTCTGCTAATGAATATATTTTGGAGGATATTAGCCTTTCAATTGGAATAGGAAAAACAGTGGCTCTCGTGGGAAGATCAGGAGCAGGGAAGACAACCTTAGTAGACCTTATTCCAAGATTTATAGAGCCTAGTCATGGTACTATTTACATTGATGATATTGACATTAAAACTATTTCACTCGCTTCATTACGGCGCTCAATTGGTGTTGTCTCACAGGAAATTTTCCTCTTTAACGGAACAATATCCGAAAATATAGCATATGGAAGAGATAACATTCCTATGGAAAGGATAGTGGAAGCGTCTAAAATAGCAAATGCTCATGATTTTATCATTGGGATGCCGGATAGATACAACACTGTGGTTGGGGAAAGGGGCATCATGGTTTCAGGCGGGGAGAGGCAGCGGATCGCTATTGCGCGTACACTTCTGAGAAACCCTCCAATCCTGATTCTCGATGAGGCAACATCCTCTCTGGATGCTGAATCTGAGAGGCTTGTACAGAGTTCATTATATAATCTGATGAAATCCAGAACCACCTTCGTGATCGCCCACAGGCTATCAACAATTATTAAATCTGATCTGATCATTGTTATTGAGAATAAAAGGATAGCAGAATCAGGTACACACATTGAACTCCTCAAAAGAGAGGGCATATACACAAAGCTATATAGGCAACAATTTGCAGAGATGGAATAA
- a CDS encoding type II secretion system protein GspJ, translated as MKLSFYYKLNRILREGISNNSGFSLIEILVATAVSSVILLMIYSAHRSITFAILELTGVADFYEGINLAINRIDRDISCAYFHRNNKKLCFIGESDYDSPGEGKLNFVTIDHKEFSMFISPKEECRISDVREIGYYLEADNEIDGLFFLIRREENHYDDDPESGGDKSILLENVVRIKFEFNQRNKWIENWDSRDNKRFPKAVRTTLNVRNYRGNEEEFIFVSNINLKR; from the coding sequence ATGAAACTCTCATTTTATTATAAGCTAAATAGAATATTACGAGAGGGTATCTCAAATAACTCCGGATTCTCATTGATTGAGATTCTCGTTGCTACCGCCGTTTCGTCAGTAATACTCTTAATGATATACTCTGCTCACAGGTCAATTACCTTCGCTATTCTTGAATTAACAGGAGTCGCCGATTTTTATGAAGGTATCAACTTGGCGATAAATAGAATCGACAGAGATATCTCCTGCGCATATTTTCACAGGAATAATAAAAAATTATGTTTTATTGGAGAGAGTGATTACGATTCACCTGGCGAAGGAAAGCTTAATTTTGTAACTATTGATCATAAGGAGTTTTCAATGTTTATCAGCCCCAAGGAGGAATGCCGAATTAGTGATGTAAGAGAGATCGGGTATTATCTTGAAGCGGATAATGAGATTGATGGATTATTTTTCCTAATAAGGAGAGAGGAGAATCATTATGATGATGATCCTGAATCTGGTGGCGATAAGAGTATTCTACTTGAGAATGTTGTTCGTATAAAATTTGAGTTTAACCAAAGAAATAAATGGATTGAGAATTGGGACTCAAGGGATAACAAGAGATTCCCTAAGGCTGTAAGAACAACCTTGAATGTGAGAAATTATAGGGGTAACGAAGAGGAATTCATCTTTGTATCCAATATCAACCTAAAGAGGTGA
- a CDS encoding peptide-binding protein, with the protein MKLNKSLLLFTILTILLSCKDFSSVREPHSLYIHLSAEPGTLNPITATDAYENMINRNIYETLLDRDYETLELIPQLAERWEISTDKLRFRFHLKRGVLWSDGVEFTSDDIIYSFNLIKDPKVACAQLKVYYVDVKRVKRIDKYTVEFQYSRPYFLALEFCGGIPIVPKHIFDDGTDFNTHRNNRFPIGTGPYKFERWDTGKKIILTLNDRYRGEKPEIKKVVYKLVLEVNIALQMLKKGELDVMSLRSIQWVRQTNSERFLNRFYKLKYYLPSYNYIGWNARREFFKDRRVRLALTHLIDREEILKKLMFGLGKIVTGNFYINSKSYNQKIKKWPFDPEMGKKLLKEAGWVDTDENGIIDKKGKEFSFTFTIPSGSKFSERLTSILKEDLSKVGIEMDINKYEWAVFVEKLHKRDFDAVTLSWSLGYSGDPYQLWHSSQLEKGSNFCYFKNAEADYIIEKARKEFNETKRIEMYHRFHEIIHYEQPYTFLYCSPALVVVSKRFENVKAYARGLKYMEWRIRN; encoded by the coding sequence ATGAAGCTGAATAAATCTCTTCTTTTATTTACAATACTCACAATACTATTATCGTGCAAAGATTTTTCTTCTGTTAGGGAGCCGCATTCACTGTATATCCATCTTTCAGCAGAGCCTGGCACTTTGAATCCAATCACCGCCACTGATGCTTATGAAAATATGATAAATAGAAATATATATGAGACTCTTCTCGATCGAGATTACGAGACTCTGGAGTTGATCCCTCAACTTGCTGAGAGATGGGAGATATCAACGGATAAATTGAGATTCAGGTTTCATCTGAAGAGGGGTGTATTATGGAGTGATGGGGTTGAGTTTACATCCGATGATATAATCTATTCATTTAATTTAATAAAAGATCCGAAGGTTGCATGCGCACAGTTGAAGGTGTATTATGTTGATGTTAAAAGAGTTAAGAGGATTGATAAATATACGGTTGAATTTCAGTATTCCCGCCCATATTTTTTAGCCCTTGAATTTTGCGGTGGAATACCCATTGTACCTAAGCATATCTTTGATGATGGCACTGATTTTAATACTCATAGGAATAACAGATTTCCCATTGGCACTGGACCATACAAATTTGAGCGATGGGATACTGGCAAGAAGATTATTCTCACACTGAATGATAGGTATAGGGGTGAGAAACCGGAGATTAAAAAGGTAGTATATAAGCTTGTGCTTGAGGTGAATATTGCCCTGCAGATGCTGAAGAAGGGAGAGCTTGATGTGATGTCGCTGCGCTCAATTCAGTGGGTAAGGCAGACAAACTCTGAAAGGTTCTTGAATAGATTCTACAAATTAAAATACTACCTGCCATCATACAATTATATCGGCTGGAATGCGCGAAGAGAGTTCTTCAAGGACAGGAGGGTTAGGCTAGCATTAACCCATTTGATTGACAGAGAAGAGATATTGAAGAAATTGATGTTTGGATTGGGGAAAATAGTGACCGGAAATTTCTACATAAATAGCAAAAGCTATAATCAGAAGATAAAAAAATGGCCCTTCGATCCTGAGATGGGTAAGAAGCTATTAAAGGAGGCTGGATGGGTTGATACAGATGAGAATGGTATTATCGATAAGAAGGGAAAGGAGTTTTCTTTTACCTTTACAATTCCCTCTGGGAGCAAGTTTTCCGAAAGATTGACAAGCATTCTGAAGGAGGATTTGTCTAAGGTCGGGATTGAGATGGATATTAACAAGTATGAATGGGCGGTTTTTGTAGAGAAGCTTCATAAGAGGGATTTTGACGCCGTTACACTTAGCTGGAGTCTGGGTTATAGCGGTGATCCATATCAACTCTGGCATTCCTCACAGCTTGAGAAGGGATCAAACTTCTGTTATTTTAAAAACGCAGAGGCTGATTATATTATTGAAAAGGCTCGAAAGGAGTTTAATGAGACAAAACGTATAGAGATGTATCATCGATTTCATGAGATAATTCACTATGAGCAGCCATATACTTTTTTGTATTGTTCACCTGCCTTGGTTGTTGTGAGCAAGAGGTTTGAAAATGTGAAGGCCTATGCAAGGGGGCTTAAATATATGGAATGGAGGATTAGGAATTAG
- a CDS encoding sodium:alanine symporter family protein produces MVVFLKQLSDIVWGIPLIVLLLGTGIYLTFLLRGLQFKTLLSSLYLALIRRKEEGGKKGDISHFQALMTALAATVGTGNIAGVATAIATGGPGALFWMWITGFFGMATKYSEGVLAVRYREVDKFGTMCGGPMYYISRGLGSKSLARLFSIFACIAAFGIGNMVQANSVADALNSTFGIAQWQIGIVLFIFTSIVIMGGIKSIARATSIIVPIMIVFYMVGCFSILILYYKEIPNAFSLVFYHAFSPIAASGGFIGAAVRHTIRMGVARGIFSNESGLGSSPIAAAAAKTDEPVRQALVSMTQTFIDTIVVCTLTGLVLIVTGVWDCGKNAAALTEFAFETGLPGDWGGAVVSIGILFFAYSTILGWSYYGEKSIEYLLGERSIKPYRMLWVISVFIGAVLKIDLIWTFSDIMNGLMALPNLIALIALSGIVKMETVRYFSSLGKD; encoded by the coding sequence ATGGTGGTTTTTCTAAAACAATTAAGCGATATTGTATGGGGAATTCCCTTGATTGTGCTGCTACTCGGTACAGGGATTTATCTCACATTTTTGCTGAGGGGTCTACAATTTAAAACCCTCCTCTCGTCTCTTTATTTAGCACTTATACGGAGAAAGGAGGAAGGGGGTAAGAAGGGAGACATCTCTCACTTTCAGGCATTGATGACCGCTCTTGCTGCGACAGTTGGAACTGGGAATATCGCTGGTGTTGCCACTGCAATCGCTACTGGCGGGCCAGGCGCCCTGTTTTGGATGTGGATAACCGGCTTTTTTGGGATGGCCACAAAGTATAGCGAGGGTGTGCTTGCCGTCAGGTATAGGGAGGTTGATAAATTTGGCACAATGTGTGGCGGTCCCATGTACTATATATCAAGGGGTTTAGGGAGTAAATCTTTAGCAAGATTATTCTCTATTTTTGCATGCATCGCTGCCTTTGGAATAGGGAATATGGTTCAGGCAAATTCTGTTGCAGATGCCCTTAACTCGACCTTTGGTATTGCACAATGGCAGATCGGGATTGTATTATTTATTTTTACATCCATTGTAATAATGGGTGGAATTAAGAGTATTGCAAGGGCAACATCAATAATTGTTCCAATTATGATAGTATTCTATATGGTTGGTTGTTTTTCTATACTTATATTATACTATAAAGAGATTCCTAATGCCTTTTCTTTAGTATTTTATCATGCCTTCTCTCCCATTGCCGCCAGCGGAGGATTTATAGGGGCAGCGGTTAGGCACACGATAAGGATGGGGGTGGCAAGGGGTATCTTCTCAAACGAATCCGGGCTTGGAAGTTCCCCAATAGCCGCTGCAGCCGCCAAAACTGATGAGCCCGTTCGTCAGGCACTGGTGTCTATGACTCAGACCTTTATAGACACAATTGTTGTATGCACACTCACTGGGTTGGTCCTGATCGTTACTGGAGTGTGGGATTGTGGCAAGAATGCTGCCGCATTAACCGAATTTGCCTTTGAGACCGGACTCCCAGGCGATTGGGGTGGGGCGGTTGTTTCTATTGGTATTCTCTTTTTTGCCTATTCCACTATATTGGGGTGGTCGTATTATGGCGAAAAATCCATTGAGTATCTCCTGGGAGAGCGTTCCATTAAGCCCTATCGAATGCTTTGGGTAATATCCGTATTCATTGGGGCAGTCTTGAAGATTGATCTGATATGGACATTCTCTGATATTATGAATGGGCTTATGGCCCTGCCCAATCTCATCGCATTGATAGCCCTATCTGGAATAGTGAAGATGGAGACCGTGAGGTATTTTTCATCTCTGGGGAAGGATTAA
- a CDS encoding prepilin-type N-terminal cleavage/methylation domain-containing protein — MNRASYLQETLKGRDGFTLLEIIIVIVIISVMSMFIAPRMVNYFGSARSHFVVMTTIIAKTFDDSFINDRMNFLVIHLYEPFEESEGEIDELFSRQNGVSVVNFNEKGKFVKSNNKLLGYKGFPESFKIEEVVLSTGEKVHLGNVLIPFYPQGYSDNVILHILVNAEERWSIRIYKLRKEAKVFPDYIEFESSTL, encoded by the coding sequence ATGAATAGAGCATCGTATTTACAGGAAACATTGAAGGGAAGGGATGGATTTACCCTGCTTGAGATAATAATTGTAATTGTTATTATTTCTGTTATGTCGATGTTTATTGCCCCGAGGATGGTTAATTATTTCGGAAGCGCAAGGAGCCATTTTGTAGTGATGACAACTATAATAGCAAAAACATTTGATGATTCCTTTATTAATGATCGCATGAATTTTTTGGTGATACATCTTTATGAGCCTTTTGAGGAGAGCGAAGGGGAGATAGATGAGTTATTTTCACGTCAAAATGGTGTCTCTGTAGTAAATTTTAATGAGAAGGGTAAATTTGTTAAGAGCAACAACAAGCTCTTGGGGTATAAGGGGTTTCCTGAATCCTTTAAGATCGAAGAGGTGGTTCTCTCAACAGGCGAAAAGGTTCATCTGGGTAATGTTTTGATTCCATTTTACCCTCAGGGATATTCTGATAATGTTATTTTACATATTTTAGTCAATGCTGAGGAGCGTTGGTCAATTAGGATATACAAGCTTAGGAAGGAGGCAAAGGTCTTCCCTGACTATATTGAGTTTGAATCATCAACTCTATAA